The following are encoded together in the Bacteroidota bacterium genome:
- a CDS encoding DUF4062 domain-containing protein — protein MPQQTKVFRVFVSSTFKDMKEERWILQKDVFPRLEKFCEENGARFQAVDLRWGVNEESQLNQKTVDICLNEISRCQKLSPKPNFLVLLGNRYGWQPVPEIIPEWRWICSVMGKESIH, from the coding sequence ATGCCACAACAAACCAAAGTATTCCGTGTATTTGTAAGTTCTACCTTTAAGGATATGAAAGAGGAGCGATGGATTTTACAAAAAGATGTATTTCCGAGACTTGAAAAGTTTTGTGAAGAAAATGGCGCCCGTTTCCAGGCAGTAGATTTACGCTGGGGGGTGAATGAAGAATCACAGTTGAACCAGAAAACGGTTGACATTTGTCTAAACGAGATCTCGAGGTGCCAAAAACTTTCTCCAAAACCTAACTTCCTTGTATTGCTGGGAAACCGGTATGGCTGGCAACCTGTTCCGGAAATAATTCCGGAGTGGAGATGGATATGTTCGGTGATGGGAAAAGAAAGTATACATTAA
- a CDS encoding DUF1566 domain-containing protein → MNDNEIKIFVSYSHKNSAWVDKSAEFNLIPFIEQSLKWLGVSIWYDTDLKTLPGVEYEEKIKNEIDTANIAILLLSRDFINSDFIINNELPWIKKRNNENTLEIVPILVEPWTLPSGHPASWLVKTQIIPGDPTPLIEFTDSKRNFLKARNSILTSLERTIERIKYKGSCKNSPPKAEEIQSGTPEKNKNAIAKPESFDKERENTSPGNENVRKEIKIEPIPSENSYKIKDEFRESRFVELKLGNESVVIDSETRLMWQISNLPNSAYFFKEAINWIATSNAISYAGFSDWRLPTIDEGTSIISKKKQRRQDVKYHKAEGGEEIFLDTDIFPDFLRIWTEKTLEVEGKKLGILIDFVSGKYLLEGPFGGRYVMGVRNFNPAEENIKKLLQEASKEKNKENSKYDLGHKIEANRKSDFNSIDVNLDKQVREIIDDMDLRFSHSGGYYPGSGGSTNIVDKNSELVFRDLRKLKRDTEIIKILCNLIEDETEDSVLVMKVLKLLSYYRSPMCMNNVQLLANVEFKHPRETDLIHLECLKYFRAVSSPSNKNEISEIYKAFALHCKSIVGRRDAITFLSEVSNKSDKEIIELLFELTDDPNLVIRYTAIKTLKEFRITYYSDKISDLLQDPDSKIRTETITLMTLNKYPLEIDFKTIASFIEIETDRYARLYAFHLINKKYPEEEERYFLKLLDQGTEEYVEGVLNVYRHRQGGDYLVAKTKELKDQKNFSENIVKLIDEFLQKQK, encoded by the coding sequence GGGTAGATAAATCAGCCGAATTTAATTTAATCCCATTTATTGAGCAGAGCCTAAAATGGTTGGGAGTGAGCATTTGGTATGATACTGATTTAAAGACTCTACCCGGAGTTGAGTATGAGGAAAAAATAAAGAATGAAATTGATACAGCAAATATTGCCATTCTATTACTTAGCAGGGATTTTATAAATTCTGATTTCATAATAAACAACGAACTTCCATGGATTAAAAAAAGGAATAATGAGAATACATTAGAGATTGTGCCTATTTTAGTTGAGCCATGGACACTTCCTTCAGGACATCCAGCATCCTGGTTAGTAAAGACCCAAATTATCCCAGGAGATCCAACTCCTTTAATTGAATTTACTGACTCGAAAAGAAATTTTCTTAAAGCCAGAAATAGCATTCTAACCTCATTGGAAAGAACAATTGAAAGGATAAAATACAAAGGATCATGTAAAAATAGTCCTCCTAAAGCAGAAGAAATACAATCAGGTACTCCGGAAAAAAATAAGAATGCAATTGCAAAACCTGAAAGTTTCGATAAAGAAAGAGAAAATACCTCACCAGGCAATGAAAACGTAAGAAAAGAAATCAAAATAGAACCCATACCATCTGAAAATTCATATAAAATAAAGGATGAATTTAGAGAAAGCAGATTTGTTGAGTTAAAACTTGGCAATGAGTCTGTTGTTATAGATAGTGAGACTCGATTAATGTGGCAGATTAGTAATTTACCTAATAGTGCTTATTTTTTTAAAGAGGCCATAAATTGGATAGCTACATCAAATGCAATATCCTATGCCGGTTTTAGCGATTGGCGATTACCTACTATTGACGAAGGAACAAGCATTATCAGTAAAAAAAAGCAAAGAAGACAAGATGTTAAGTACCACAAAGCAGAAGGAGGTGAAGAGATTTTTTTAGATACAGATATTTTTCCTGATTTTTTGAGAATTTGGACAGAAAAAACTTTAGAAGTAGAGGGAAAGAAGTTGGGGATACTTATTGATTTTGTCAGTGGAAAGTACTTATTAGAAGGACCTTTTGGTGGAAGATATGTAATGGGGGTTCGAAACTTCAACCCTGCAGAAGAAAATATAAAAAAACTTTTACAAGAAGCAAGTAAGGAAAAGAATAAAGAGAACAGTAAATATGATCTAGGTCATAAAATTGAGGCAAATAGGAAATCCGATTTTAACTCTATTGATGTTAACCTCGATAAGCAGGTAAGAGAAATTATCGATGATATGGATTTACGGTTCAGTCATTCTGGAGGATATTATCCGGGAAGTGGTGGTTCAACAAACATAGTAGATAAAAATTCTGAACTTGTTTTTCGTGATTTAAGAAAATTAAAAAGGGATACGGAGATAATAAAAATATTATGTAATCTCATTGAAGACGAGACTGAAGATTCGGTACTGGTAATGAAAGTGCTAAAATTATTATCGTATTACAGATCACCTATGTGCATGAACAATGTGCAATTATTGGCCAATGTTGAATTCAAGCATCCCAGGGAGACAGATTTAATCCATCTGGAGTGTTTAAAGTACTTCAGGGCTGTAAGTTCTCCCTCAAATAAAAATGAAATATCAGAAATTTACAAGGCTTTTGCATTGCATTGCAAATCAATTGTAGGGCGCAGGGATGCAATCACATTCTTGTCTGAGGTATCAAACAAATCTGATAAAGAGATAATCGAATTACTTTTTGAGCTAACTGATGATCCTAACTTAGTAATAAGATATACCGCAATAAAAACGCTAAAAGAATTTAGAATCACGTATTATTCTGATAAAATATCCGATTTGTTGCAAGATCCTGACAGTAAAATCAGAACAGAGACAATTACATTAATGACTCTGAACAAATATCCATTAGAAATAGATTTTAAAACAATAGCCTCTTTTATAGAAATTGAAACAGACAGGTATGCAAGATTGTATGCCTTTCATTTAATAAATAAAAAATATCCTGAAGAAGAGGAAAGATATTTTCTAAAATTATTGGATCAGGGCACGGAAGAGTATGTTGAAGGAGTCTTAAATGTTTATCGCCATAGGCAAGGAGGTGATTACTTAGTAGCTAAAACCAAAGAATTGAAAGACCAGAAAAATTTTTCTGAAAATATAGTAAAACTAATTGATGAGTTCTTGCAGAAACAAAAATAA